A region of Pseudomonas putida DNA encodes the following proteins:
- a CDS encoding DUF2790 domain-containing protein codes for MNLKTFASASLFAVLSLGAIAAQAAPSPMSDASVMQYRYGDHLDVKKVLSVQDDQSTTCGLVNTRMDYLDSKGQRQSVEYRSYATGGCHEN; via the coding sequence ATGAACCTCAAAACCTTCGCCAGCGCCAGCCTGTTCGCCGTGCTCAGCCTCGGCGCCATTGCCGCCCAGGCCGCCCCCTCGCCGATGAGCGATGCCAGTGTCATGCAGTACCGCTACGGTGATCATCTGGATGTGAAGAAAGTCCTGTCGGTGCAGGATGATCAAAGCACCACCTGCGGCCTGGTCAACACCCGCATGGACTACCTCGATTCCAAGGGCCAGCGCCAGAGCGTGGAGTACCGCTCCTATGCCACCGGCGGCTGCCATGAGAATTGA
- a CDS encoding thioredoxin family protein has product MLKVGGIALALTGLGLAGYLEARDSYGAMPSLSGASQWLNSPPLDAPALKGKVVLVDFWTWDCINCQRSLPHVNAWARRYADQGLVVVGVHTPEYDYEHDVATLRDKVATLGIAYPVAVDNDHQVWNAWGNQFWPAHYFVDRKGQVRHVHFGEGDYAGQEQVLKALLDEKG; this is encoded by the coding sequence ATGCTCAAGGTGGGTGGCATTGCGCTGGCCCTGACAGGCCTGGGCCTTGCCGGTTACCTGGAGGCCCGCGACAGTTACGGCGCCATGCCCTCGCTGTCGGGCGCCAGCCAATGGCTGAATTCCCCGCCACTGGATGCGCCGGCGCTCAAAGGCAAGGTGGTGCTGGTGGACTTCTGGACCTGGGACTGCATCAACTGCCAGCGCAGCCTGCCGCATGTGAATGCGTGGGCACGGCGTTACGCCGACCAGGGGCTGGTCGTGGTGGGTGTGCATACGCCTGAGTATGACTACGAGCATGATGTGGCCACCTTGCGTGACAAGGTGGCCACGCTGGGGATCGCTTACCCGGTGGCGGTGGACAACGACCACCAGGTGTGGAATGCCTGGGGCAACCAGTTCTGGCCGGCGCACTATTTTGTCGACCGCAAAGGGCAGGTGCGCCATGTGCATTTCGGCGAGGGGGATTACGCCGGGCAGGAACAGGTGTTGAAGGCCTTGCTGGATGAAAAGGGTTGA
- a CDS encoding shikimate dehydrogenase: protein MSEQAILAGLIGRGIQLSRTPALHEHEGDAQALRYLYRLIDADQLQLDDSALPGLLDAAQQTGFTGLNITYPFKQAILPLLDELSDEARGIGAVNTVVLKDGKRVGHNTDCLGFAEGLRRGLPDVARRQVVQMGAGGAGSAVAHALLGEGVERLVLFEVDAARAQALVDNLNAHFGAGRAVLGTDLSAALAEADGLVNTTPVGMAKLPGTPLPVELLHERLWVAEIIYFPLETELLRAARALGCRTLDGSNMAVFQAVKAFELFSGREADAGRMQAHFASFS, encoded by the coding sequence ATGAGCGAACAGGCCATCCTCGCCGGCCTGATCGGCCGTGGTATCCAACTGTCACGCACCCCGGCGCTGCACGAGCATGAAGGTGACGCCCAGGCGCTGCGTTATCTCTATCGCCTGATCGATGCCGATCAGTTGCAACTGGACGACAGCGCCCTGCCCGGCCTGCTCGATGCAGCACAGCAAACCGGGTTCACCGGGCTCAACATCACCTACCCGTTCAAACAGGCGATTTTGCCGCTGCTCGACGAGCTGTCCGATGAAGCGCGTGGGATTGGCGCGGTGAACACCGTGGTGCTCAAGGATGGCAAACGGGTTGGCCACAATACCGACTGCCTGGGTTTTGCCGAAGGCTTGCGCCGCGGCCTGCCGGATGTGGCACGCCGACAGGTGGTGCAGATGGGCGCCGGAGGTGCCGGCTCGGCGGTGGCCCATGCGCTGCTGGGCGAAGGGGTCGAACGGCTGGTGCTGTTCGAGGTGGACGCTGCGCGGGCGCAAGCGCTGGTCGACAACCTTAACGCGCACTTCGGCGCAGGCCGCGCGGTGCTCGGTACCGACCTGAGCGCGGCATTGGCCGAAGCAGACGGGCTGGTCAATACCACGCCGGTAGGCATGGCCAAGCTGCCGGGGACGCCGTTGCCGGTGGAACTGCTGCACGAACGGTTGTGGGTGGCGGAGATCATCTACTTCCCGCTGGAAACCGAACTGTTGCGTGCGGCGCGGGCGCTGGGCTGCCGGACACTGGATGGCAGCAACATGGCGGTGTTCCAGGCGGTCAAGGCGTTCGAGCTGTTCAGTGGGCGCGAGGCCGATGCGGGGCGGATGCAGGCGCACTTTGCCAGTTTTAGCTGA